The Manis javanica isolate MJ-LG chromosome 13, MJ_LKY, whole genome shotgun sequence region GGGCTAGCTCGTGTTTTTATGTAACATAGGAGGAAAGACTATCCCAGGGATCTTCACAAAGAACATTCTAGGCTGTATCTGGGGTCCCTTCATGTATCAGAAGCTACTTCTAGGGTCTGTCTACAGTAGGGAGAGTTTGAGGAGTAAAGCTGCAGTTACTGGCAAGACTGGCTCAGGGCTTCCATGATGGGCAGAGGTGCTGTTTCTGGGGTCTGTCCACATCTTGGAAGTATGTCAGGGGTCTGCCTAACTGCAGGGTGATCTCAGCGGCCTGTGACTAGCGAAGGAGCGAATTCAGGGTTTTGcatcagaggtcagcaaacttcttGTGTGAAGTGCCATATAGTACATATCTTGGGCTTTGAAGGCCTAAGATGTGTTGTAACAACTATGTTGTAACAAATCAACTCTGCTGTTGAGTGAAAGTGGTCACAGACAATAATTAAGTGAATGAACATGgttgtgtgccaataaaactttatttataaaaaccagTGTAAGGCCAGAATTTCCTGACCCCTGTTCTTTGTGAGCCTGGAGGGGAAGGCTCTGTGGGAGTCCCAGGCCTGCCTGAGTCCTCTCTCTGCGCCCCCCTGCACCCTTCTCCTACCAGGATCCTGCGCATCCAGAAAGAAGCTCCCACACTGCAGCGGAAGGAGCCCCCACCCTCAGTGCTGGAGGCTGACCTGACGGAGGGTGACCTGGCCAACTCCCACCTGCCCTCTGAGGTGCTCTACATGCTCAAGAATGTCCGGTCAGTATCAGGGTGCAGGCGGGGGGCTGCAGAATCGGGGACCTGACCTGACCGGCTTAGTtgcccctcccctttccccctccaACAGGGTGCTGGGCCACTTCGAGAAGCCGCTCTTCCTGGAGCTCTGCCGACACATGGTCTTCCAGCGGCTCAGCCAGGGTGACTATGTCCTCCGGCCGGGCCAGCCAGACGCCAGCATCTACGTGGTGCAGGAGGGGCTGCTGGAGCTCTGTTTGCCAGGACCTGTGAGTGGACCTCCCCAAGGGTAGCAGTCCTTGGGTCAGGAGGGTTGAAGGTCTTCTGAGATGTGTCGGCAGGAGTCAGGAACAGATGCCCAAGGGTGTCTGAAGTGGTCCACGGTCACGGTTAGTGACGGCCAGGAAGAGGATGCTCATCGTTATGACCGCAGGGTTCTGGGATCGAGGGTCAGTGATCACCgggtgggtgagggtgagggccagTGGCACGATCAGGGGGCGGACTTCCCATTGGCAGTGCCAAGGCAGCCCTGGTCAGCGGCCCCCCACCATTCTCAGGACGGGAAGGAGTGTGTAGTGAAGGAAGTGGTCCCCGGGGACAGCGTCAACAGCCTTTTGAGCATCCTGGATGTCATCACTGTGAGTGACCAGTTggtgtggggggcagggaggctgggTTCAAGGACATACCCAGTGGGCTGGGTTGGAGAGGTCACCTGGAGGGCCCCAATCCCTGACAGGTCCCTGAGGTTGTGGGTGGTCTGTCGAGAAGGGTTGGAGGGGGCAATGGGAAAGCTACAACCCCTGCCCTTGATTCTTCccattcccccacctcccagggtcACCAGCACCCCCAGCGGACGGTGTCTGCCCGGGCTGCCCGCGACTCCACAGTGCTGCGGCTGCCGGTGGAGGCCTTCTCCACcgtcttcaccaagtaccccgaGAGCCTGGTGCGCGTGGTGCAGGTCAGCGGCCTTTGACCTTCTTCCACCGACCCCAGGGGGGGCCGGGACTCCGCAGCCAGCAGGAGCTCAAGCTGTGCTTATCTGCCCAAACAGCCGCCTGGGGCCTCCTTGACTCCTCCCATTAGGCATCTCcgctcccccacccccgcccctaGGCTTCTGTCACGTGATTGTGGATGTCTCCCTGCTCCCTTCCTGTCCCTGCAGCCCCTTACTACTCCTGACCTTGACCTTCGCTCTGCCCCATCTCCTGTTTCCCTGCTTCCCATCCTGGCCTCTCACCCCCTTAACTGCTTTGTTTCAACTTTCACCGGGCTCACCCTTTGGTCCTTGGCGCCATCCATTGTGGCCACGCCCCTCAAAGCAGCCCCCTGTTCCCGCCTCCGCAGATCATCATGGTGAGGCTGCAGCGGGTCACCTTCCTGGCGCTTCACAACTACCTGGGCCTGACCAACGAGCTGTTCAGCCACGTGGGTTGCACAGGAGGCCCAGGGGGCTGGGCGGGTGGGGGTGTGCCCCGTGCCTCGGGAGACTCCGTGCCTCGGGAGACTCGCTGCGAGGGTGCTCTCTGCCCCCAGGAGATCCAGCCACTGCGCCTCTTCCCCATCCCCGGCCTCCCAGCCCGCACAAGCCCGGTGCGTGGTTCCAAGTCGGCGGCCAGCACCTCGGCTATCGAAGAGCCAAGGGAGACCCCTGGCCGGCCACCAGACCCCACCGGGGCCCCACTGCCTGGACCTGCAGGTAGCTGAGGTGACCCCTGCCTGGGCCTCTCCCCGCCTCTGCCTCCCAGTCTCTCTCTCCGTTCCTCAGAGACTCCTGCCTGCCCCTGCCCATTCCCCCAGGGACATCTGGCCCCAGCCCCTGAGAGCCATTGCAATAACTTTGCCTGGTCCTCCAGGCCTCGGGGGCTTGGACCCCTCCCAGACCCCTGTcagacccccccaccccaaactgAGGTCTCGGCTTGGCGCTCTGAGGGGTGGGTGCCTGAACACATGTCTTCCCCAGGGAACCCAGTGAAGCCTACGTCCCTGGAAGCCCCATCTGCCCCCCTGCTGAGTCGCTGCATCTCCATGCCAGTGGACATCTCAGGTTTGGGGCACCGGATAGAGAGGGGGCAGCAATCAAGCTTCTGGGTTTGAATGCAGGCCTGCCAATCTTGATTTTTCTCCCCTGTGAAATGGGAACCCTGGCAACACTTTCTCTCGTGGCTTTTTGTGGGTGCTCACGGAGATGGTGTTCTCCCAGCTGTGGCGGGGATTCCAAGGGAGAGTTTAGTGATTGATTAGTCATGTCTGCATGGATATGGCATTCAGCAGGGAGGTCAGCTGGGGCCACTCTCATCTTTATTGCTTTTATGGCCCCTTGCCCACCACAGGCTTGCAAGGTGTCCCCCGCTCAGACTTTGACATGGCATATGAACGGGGCCGAATCTCCGTGTCCCTTCAGGAAGAGGCCTCAGGGGGGCCCCAGGCAGTGCTGGCTCGGGTAAGGCCCTGCCTTCTCCCtacccctccctgtgccctcccaggCCACTGGCCGGTGGTGGACTCCCCTGAGGAGGAAGGTCAGGTAGGAGCACAGAGATCACAGGCCTTGCCCCATTCAGTCCCCCACTCAGGAACCCCGGGAGCAGCCAGCAGGTGCCTGTGAGTACACGGAAGCCAGCAACTTCTGTGAAGACGAGTCAGCCACCGGTGGCTGCCCCTTCGGGCCCTACCAGGGCCGCCAGACAAGCAGCATCTTTGAGGCAGCGAAGCGGGAGCTGGCCAAGCTGATGCGGATTGAGGTGGGTGGCTGAGGGGGCCTTGGGGATGGAACTGGGGGTCGGGAAGCCTGGCTGGGCAAGTCTcacctttcttcctccccaggaCCCTGCTCTCCTGAACAGCCGGGTCTTACTGCATCATGCCAAAGCTGGCACCATCATTGCCCGCCAGGGGGACCAGGTGAGACTGACCCCTGACCTCTAATCATGCAACTCTAACCCAAGACCTCTCTGATCTCTGACCCTTGCATTGTGACCCTATGTGTAGATATCTCAGTCTATGCTTTCCAACCCCTGACCCTCAGAACCTCTTACTCTGACCCTCAGCCCTCCTGCCCCATGTCCTTCGGACCTATTGACCTTTCACCTACAATCCCTGAGCCTTTTACCTTAGGGCCCCAACCCCTAGATCTCTCTTCCCTGCCCTGGCCTTTCATGCAACTTCTGTTTTCTGGCCTTTCAGTCCAGCTCTATGCTCGGAAGCTCTTTGTCGACTCCAGTCCTGGGTCCCTTCCAGGATGGGAGCTCGGTAGATGTGTGCAGATCAGAATCTGGACGTGAGGCCGCGAACCAGCCCCAGGAGCTGGCTTTCGCTGCCTTCCAGCAGCACCCAGAAGGGACAGCAAATTGTATCCCAGTTCCCTACATTCTCCAAATGGGAAGCTGAGACCTACTCATGGTCTCGTAGTCCAGAAGCACAGGGGAGGGTTCTGGACAGAGGGGGCCGAAGTTGAAGTGCAGACACTGCCCTGAcaccctgtgtgaccttggctgaATCATCCAGAAAgttctcagctttctcatctagGGAATGGAGGTGCTAACAGTTGACTAGGATTGTTGCGAGGATTAACGTGGAGATGGCTCTGAGCTGCCTAGGGTTTACAAGGATGACCAGCCCTGGGCTGGAACAGGGGTTGGCGTGGGGGTGGCTTTCCTGTTATCTGGCTGGGATATCATTCTGTCATTTGACCAGTGGATTCAACTATCACTTCAAAAGGGTGCACTCTTTTCTGCAGAGGAAGTTGGGTGGAGCTTCTGCCAGCTGTTTGTGGTATTTGGGGGACAGGCAGGTTGAGGCAGTGTGGTCACACCATGGCTTTTGCAGGGGGCCCCTGGATCCTTACTTATTTGGGAAACTTGGGCTCAGCCCAGCCGCCCAGCCTGCTAATGGGCCAAGCAGATCTGCAGCTACTTGAGGCTCCTTGGGCCCTCAGGACTTTGTTAGGGACATTACTTTGCTATGCCTTCTTTTGAAATTTAACACCAGTGGTTTTCAACAGGGGGCACTTTTGCCCCCCTCCCCAGGGGACATGTGGCAAAGCAGAGACTTTTATTGATTTGCAGGGTTGCTACTTagtgagcagaggccagagatgcaAGAATGCACAGGATAGCCCCTGCCGCAAAGAATTACCTAGTTCAcaatgtcagtagtgccaaggtTGGGAAACTCTGCTTTATACAAATATTTCCCAAAGTGTGTTTCATGGAACACCTTTATCACAATGGTCAAATAGGTTTGGGTACTGCTGTTTGTTTTATCCCTTCATGAAAGCTTTTAGTGAGTATTATGAGTGTATTCAAGGCTCTTGAGAAGTCCTGCAGTGAACAAGCATGCTTCCCAATATGACGAGTGTCACCCTAATATTAGTAACTCCCACTTATATTCTAAACAATGGTCTGGAAATTCTGTCTTGGAAACTTCCAGCATGCGTATCTGTCTCCTGGGGCCCCTTCTCAGGGGGTCCCCGCAGTGTTCCGGTGCTCACTGAGGCTTTGTGGGGTACCAGACGGGTTTATGGGTTGCATGAGGAAGGAGTCTGTCTCTGGGAAGTTTCAGTTTCTCATTCATAAAAACATGGAACAGATGGGTGTCTGGCTGGGCAGGCCAACCCTAGAGGAGAGGGGCACGCACATATACTGAGTTTGCTGGGTCCCCTGTGCTGCCTGCCCCAGAGGCAGGAAACACCTATGGCGTCCCTGCCCTGGGGAAACCCACAGTTCTGACAAATGTTACACTCAGAGGATTACACAAATTCTTGTAAAATCGTTATGTGCTCAGTGCTTACATGTAAGATGTTCTCAGCTCTACAAAATCTGTCTTAGGCAGGGCAGCGCCTCTGCAGAAGTGGCCTCCAGCTGAGGAGGAAAGGTGGGGAAGGATTGACCAATTGGTgcaagggggaggaaagagctttctAGGAAATAGCTTGTGCAAATATCCTGTGGTGAGAAGAGAGGTTGATCTCTAGGAAACAAAAGAAGTCGACAGGGATGGGGTGGCACAAGGGAGCCAGGGGCAAAggggatttttaaatatttctcagtgGTAGTTTTATAGAGATGCAATTCACATACAATGCAATTCACCCAGGagagtacaattcagtggtttttttgTACATTCACAgaattgtacaaccatcaccactatcgaTTTTAGAACACTTTCATGACCTCATGAAGAAATCTCATATCCTTTAGTTATCAACCTCCTACTTCTGAGCTGAGCAGCACATATATCTATATTCCTGTTAAGCCCCCAAGGCAGACATTATTAATGGATCACCATCCCCAACAGCCTTAAGCAATTCCTAATCTTGTGTTCCTATAGATTTGCCTGTCCTAGACactacatataaatggaatcacatgcTCTGTCCCTTTGCCCCTGGCCTCTCTCACTGAGCATGAGGTTTTCCAGCTACATCAGTGTTGGTGCATCACTCCTTTTTGACTGAATAATTGGTTGTATCTGTCTACCACATTCATCACTTGATGGACAGTTGAGtgatttccaccttttggctattaggTGTAATGCTGCTCTGAATGTTCTTGTACAAATTTTTATGGGATGTATGTTTCCATTTGTGTTGGGTATATATATCCAGGAGTTAAATCCTGGGTCACAGGCAACTGTGTCTTTCACTCTGCAGACTGTTTTGGGCTGTAGCCAGACTCTTTTCTGAAGCGGCTGCACCGTTCCATTCCCACTTGCAGTGTGTGAGCCTTCCAATTTATCTGTGTCCCATCCAACACTTTCTAATTCTAGACATCTTAGTACATATGACATggcatctcattatggttttgatttgcatttccctaatgactaatgattttgagcattttttcacgTGCCTATTGGCCTTTCGtaaatcttctttggagaagtgtctgttgagagcttttgtgctctttttgaattgtctttttattactgagttgtaagaatCATATATTCTGTATACAAGACTCATAGCAGAtgcatgatttgcaaatattttcacccatTCTATGTGTCgtcttttcaaacatttttagttttgattaagtccaatttatctacttTCTTTTGCTCTTCATGTTATGATGTCATATCCAAGACTCCATTGCCAAATTCAAGATCATGAAGACTGGCGTCTCTATTTTCTTACAACAATTGTATTGTTTTAGCTCCTACCatggctttgatccattttgacatAGTATAAGGTAAGGgccatgtggctgtccagttgcCCAATACAAGCAAAGACAATTTAAGCTCAGCCTCGGCCCAGTGTAGCCAGCCATTGCAGCTTCTTGCTGGCTATGTTGAAAAGAATTCATGGGCTTCTGCATGAGCTCAGTTTGGTGATCCATTAGCAATGTCTGCCCCAGGTGCCGAATAGTAATATAAACATGCTGCTCAGCTCAGAGCAATCCAAAGCCTTCACTGCCTCCCCTAACTTGTCCTTAACCTTTCCTATGGAGGATATTGATCTGAGTTGGGGATAGGAGTGTTGCCCCTGTGCCCAGCTCCTGGCCCCTGTCCCACAGGACGTTAGCCTGCACTTTGTGCTCTGGGGCTGCCTGCATGTCTACCAGCGCATGATTGACAAGGCTGAGGACGTGTGCCTGTTCGTGGCCCAGCCTGGGGAGCTGGTGGGACAGCTGGCAGTGCTCACTGGAGAGCCCCTCATCTTCACCCTACGAGCCCAGCGCGACTGCACTTTCCTGCGGATCTCCAAGTCGGACTTTTATGAGTATGGCAGGGCCCATTGTTGGGTGGGAGGGGCACTGGAGGGTCATAAGCCAACTCTTCTGCCCAGGGAAAGGTTATCCCTCTGCAAGCCCAGACGCCTTTCTGGGGCAGATTTAAGCCCTTCCAGCCCCACTTACTGCCCTCCAGGCTCTCACCTGCTGTCTCCACTCCCTAAGAGCTATTTCGGGCCACGCCCAGTACATGATTCCCCTACAGGATTATGCGCGCACAGCCTAGTGTGGTATTGAGTGCCGCGCACACAGTGGCAGCAAGGATGTCGCCCTTCGTGCGCCAGATGGACTTCGCAATCGACTGGACTGCGGTGGAGGCGGGACGCGCGCTGTACAGGTGCAGCCCTCGCCTCCAACTTGCCATTTAGGCCCTGCCTAGGCCCAGGCCCTGACCCTTCTgacccaccccacaccccaggcaGGGTGACCGCTCAGACTGCACCTACATCGTGCTGAATGGGCGGCTCCGTAGTGTCATCCAGCGAGGCAATGGCAAAAAGGAGCTGGTGGGCGAGTACGGCCGTGGAGATCTCATCGGGGTGGTAAGCAACGCCCCACTTGTGTCCTCTGATCTCCCCCAAGGCCATTTTCCCCGCTCCTCCCAACAAACACATTCCCGGTCATCAGATGATGCGGAGGCCCCGACTTCTGACCTCGCCCATCCACTTTCCCCAGATCCTTTCGTAGGGCCGGGATCAGGGGCAAGCTCATTGCGTAGTGAGTCTGATCTGACTCTGCCCCCAGACCTTTCTTCATCAGTGGAGGAGACCCCCGCCTGGGGTGGATGCCTGTCCTCTCCCACTCCACAGAACCCTAGTGGGTAGTGAAGCTTTGGTTTTCGCCATCTCCCTCTTGGAGACTGGGTACCGCTGCTTCTCTGCACCCATGGTCAACCTCCCACTTATCTTTCCGGGGCCTCCTCGCTCAAGCAGCCCTAGTCATACACATGGGCCCCCAGGTGGAGGCGCTGACACGGCAGCCACGCGCTACAACAGTGCACGCTGTGCGTGACACAGAGCTGGCCAAACTCCCCGAGGGCACCCTGGGCCACATCAAACGCCGATACCCGCAGGTACTGCTGGACGCGTCCTGGGCTGGCCTCACAGGGGCGGGGCGCCAGGGGGTGGAACCATAGGAAGGAGGCGAAGCCGCCCGCCCACTGAGTGCGGGGCTTTGGGGACCAGGACCCAGTAAGAGGAGGGAAAGTGGGACTCGCACAGTTGCTGCTGTAGTCTCACTGGACCGCCGGTCCCCAACGCCCCAGGTTGTGACCCGCCTCATCCATCTCCTGAGCCAGAAAATCTTGGGGAATTTGCAGCAGCTGCAAGGACCCTTTCCAGGTGATAACAGGCCGCCCCTGGGAATGCTGGGAGATGTAGTCCTATCGAGAACACCGCGGGAGATGGAACCCCAAACCCACAGCATGGTGGGGAACAGTCCCGCTTGTAAACCACGCTCTGGGCGGGCCTTGGGGCCGGAAGTGGAATCCGGGTCTCGGTGTATGCTGGTGGATAGAGTTCGGATTCCTAGGCATGCCGTGAAGCAGTCGGAGACTCAGGTGTGCTAGTTAGTGGTATCCAAAGTCTCAGTCGAGCTGAGGGGCGGAGTCTTTAGGGGTGAGCTTGGTTCTGGGTGTCAGGGCCTTCTTGGGGGGATGGAGTCCacttcccaaacactgaaaaaGGAAGTTCCTTTTTCAGACCAGAGTATGCTGGGAAATGGAGTTCATGAGCCGGTGTTTGGTACCTAGGGCATGTTGGGAAGTGCCTTCTGAAGTTGCCGGCATGCTGGGAGATGTGGTTTTCTGTCCAGCACCTGCTGGAAGATGTAGCTTTGCAGAGTTAGGTACACTGGGGAGTAAGGGCGGGAGGTTCTATGTTACGGCGACCCGACCCTGGGCCAGCTCTGCTACCTCCATATCCCTTTTCCCCCAGGGGCTTCTGCCTTCACCCCACCATATGAATCCCTGGGGTGGTGGCCAGGGTGACCCGTGGCCAAGAACCACCCCCACGCCCAGGACCTTAGCCCGGAGAGGGAAGGTTTTTCTGAACTGAGACGAGACAGATGGCATGGGACCAGGCATTGAGGAGAACTGCCAAAGCCCTGCACGCAGGGTTTAGTGGTTTTGAAACACCTCGAGGAGGAAAATGAGCAAGGAGGAGAAACAGGGGAGGGGACAGGTCAGTAAGAGTAGGGGAAGGACATGTGGGCTTGTGCGGACTGTTAGGGGATGCggctggaggggaggaggcagtgAGAGGCCCGGGCAAGAGACAGAGGGTAAGGGCCTAGGGTAGAGTGTCAGTGGAGAACCTGGGAAGCCGTATATAGACCCAAAGTGTGTGGGTTTCTGTCTAGCTTTGTGTTCAAATCCTTTCAGTGAACGGGGCACCAAAGCCAGAAAGGTGTAGGAGCATGGATCCATCCCTGCAGACACGGTGGAGAATCGGAACAGTTGTGGGGTTGTGTAACAGACCCCGTTGAGGAGATTAAGGCCAAAACTGAGGGCTCCACTGGCCAGATCCAACCAAAACGGGACATGGATGTGGCTGTGGGTTCAGGATGGGGACCATGATTTCTGCTATGGCTTTGTTTGCCTCTGCTGGAGGATGCCTCTGCCTTGCAGGGGTTTCTCAGAAGGAGGTGGTAGGTCTCTCCAGACATAGCACTGCACAGCATATCTCCTCCATTGGGGTCTCAGCAGGCTCGGGGCTAGGCGTCCCCCCTCACTCGGAGCTCACCAACCCAGCCAGCAACCTGGCAACAGTGGCGGTCCTGCCCGTGTGTGCTGAGGTGCCCATGGTGGCCTTCACTCTGGAGCTGCAGCACGCTCTGCAAGCCATTGGTCAGTCGGGGACGGGGGCGGTGCATGAGAGCAGGCCATTGGTCTGGGGAGGACCCAATGGATGTGGGCGGGGCACTCGCCAATAAGTAGAGATGCCtgcgtggggggtgggggtgggagtcatTGTTTTGTGGCAGACGCCCCCAGCTCCGTGGACCTGGGCTCCTGACCCCCTTCCTTCCCCATCCCCAGGTCCCACGCTCCTCCTCAACAGTGACATCATCCGGGCCCGCCTGGGGGCCTCTGCCCTGGACAGGTGTGTGTTGGGGTGTGGAGTGGAGGGAGATGGTGAGAGAGAAGCTTCAAGCCTAGTATTCTTTCAGTTCTGACTGAGTTCTAGGCTGTGACCTGAGGAGCATGTGCCCCCATCCACCTAGTCAGTTGGGAGACAAGGGGGTGaacctgccccaggagcacacagGCACAATATGGGGGCCTGGGTGTCTAGGGCCCCTTCCCCCCAGCAGTAGAGCTACATGGTTTCTGGGCAGCATGGGACCCTTGACCAACCCCAGAATAACAGTTGCGCTCCCCCGCCCCAGCATCCAAGAGTTCCGTCTGTCAGGGTGGCTGGCCCAGCAGGAGGATGCGCACCGCATCGTGCTCTACCAGACGGATGCTTCGCTGACGCCCTGGACGGTGCGCTGCCTGCGCCAGGCTGACTGCATCCTCATCGTGGGCCTGGGCGACCAGGAGCCCACCCTCGGCCAGGTCCGGGGACCTTGCACGGTGGCCTTCGCCGACCTCACCCCATGCCCGGCCCTCCTGTGCTAGCGCAGGACCACACGCAGCCTCACCGTGGGGCTAGGTGACCGGGGGACCCCAGCTCGGCCccgtgtggggggaggggaggacacCGGTGATTGGTGACTTGTCCTCCCACCCCCTGCAGCTGGAGCAGATGCTGGAGAACACTGCGGTGCGCGCCCTCAAGCAGCTGGTCCTGCTGCACCGCGAGGAGGGCGCGGGCCCCACGCGCACGGTGGAGTGGCTCAACATGCGCAGCTGGTGCTCGGGGCACCTGCACCTGCGCTGTCCGCGCCGCCTGTTCTCACGCCGCAGCCCCGCCAAGCTGGTGAGCCTGCGCCTGGAGCTGGGCGATCCGGGAACTGCACTTCTCCAGACCTTCAGGGCGTGGCTTAGAGGCCTGCGAGGCTGGGGCGGTGCCAGGGAGGCCCGGATGTCATCTCCTGCACCCCAGTTCTCATAGATCGTGTCTCTCTTCTCCCCCTACCCCCCATCCCAGCATGAGCTCTACGAGAAGGTTTTCTCAAGGCAGGCAGACCGGCACAGTGACTTCTCTCGCCTGGCGCGGGTGCTCACAGGCAACACCATCGCCCTGGTgctgggcgggggcggggccaggTGAGGGGTGGGCCAGCGCGGGGGCGGGACTTGCGTCCTGGGAGCCACTCCACGGGGACTGGCACTATCCTTGCCTGCGGGGGAGACGGGCTTTGGGGTTCCCCAGCGGGTCCCTGGGTCTGCTTTTCCTCACAGGGGCTGCTCACACATTGGAGTGCTGAAGGCTTTAGAGGAGGCGGGGGTCCCTGTCGACCTGGTGGGTGGCACATCCATTGGCTCCTTCATTGGGGCGCTGTACGCCGAGGAGCGAAGCGCCAGCCGCACCAAGCAGCGGGCCCGGGAGTGGGCTAAGGTGTGTGCTGGGGGCAGAGATTCCCCCCAATCCAGGAGCACCCTGAAACCTGATCCCAGAGGGGCTTCTGGGCTTCTGACCTTTTCCTGAGCTCCACCTGGACCTGCCTAGAGATACTTCCAGCATCTTGCGTGACCTCCTAGTGGGTGACCCTAGTCCCTAAGTCCCAGGACCCCTGAAAACCTCCTTGTTAGTGACCCCAAGTGACTCCTGTTTGACTCCCGGCCCTTTACTCCTAGAGCATGACTTCGGTGCTGGAGCCTGTGCTGGACCTCACGTACCCTGTCACCTCCATGTTCACGGGGTCGGCCTTCAACCGCAGCATCCACCGTGTCTTCCAGGACAAGCAGATTGAGGTGAGCACCGCTGCCCGCCCCGCCCCCAACCCTGCTCATGGGAGCCCCTGCTCCGCCCCGTTCTGATCCCTGTCTCTGTAGGACCTGTGGCTGCCGTACTTCAACGTGACCACAGACATCACTGCCTCGGCCATGCGTGTCCACAAAGATGGTGGGTGCCCCCGCCGGCCCCATAGCCCCTGTGGCCGCATGGGGatggggtgcagggagggcaaCCAAGTGTCTGGGGCATTAACATGAGTGACCATCACCTTGGCCTGATTGCGGAACACTAACCATCACCCACTAATGCCCCAGAGCCCCAGGTACGTGTGTCCtctggggtggggagctgggagtCTAGTCGGGCACCTCACCCCCTCACGCCATCCCTGCAGGCTGTGTGTGGCGCTACGTCCGGGCCAGTGCCTCCTACTGTCCCTACCTGCCCCCACTCTGCGACCCCAAGGATGGGCACCCGCTGGTGGATGGGTGCTATGTCAACAACGTGCCAGGTCAGCGAGCCCACTGGGCTGGCCGGGCCTCTGAGCATGTCTGAGTGTGTCTGTgcgtgtctgtgtctgtgtgtcctgcCGGGCAGGCTCCCTGTGGCGGTACGTGCGTGCCAGCATGACGCTCTCGGGCTACCTGCCCCCACTCTGCGACCCAAAGGACGGGCATCTCCTCATGGATGGCGGCTACATCAACAACCTGCCAGGCAAGTGACTGCCTGCCCGCTCGTGCACACGAGAGCAGGAGCGTCCATGCGCAGACACACCTGTGCAGGGCTAGGAATGCCTATGCAGTCAAGCAGGTGTACGTGTATGCCTGGGGACAGGAGTGTGTGGAGTTGAAAAGCATGTGCATGCTGTATCAGACAGAAGtggacacacgcacacacagatatgcatgcacacacagagaTACATGGAGATGGGACACTGTTATGCATGCACACCAGCTGCCACGTACTCACGTGTGCTTGCAGAGACTCATGTAGCAGGTATTCACTCATGCTCTGGACAGATGTACATGTTTAGGTACACGTGTTGATGAAATAGGACATGTCTTTGCCTGCTGATCCATCCACACTCACACTGCCTCTCCCTTGAACATGCGTGCATGCACACGCATGCAGACAGGAAGGGCGCCTGCATGACCAAGTTTAGCCATCTTTGTGCCTGCTGACATGTgcaggggagaggcaggtgggTGTGCAACTTAAAACTTCACATTCCCAGCAGCTCACACACACAAGGAGATGTATATGCTGGCTGCACATGCACTCGCAATCCTGTAGGTCAAGAATCAGCAAACCATGCCCgacaggccaaatctggccccttgcctaattttttaaaataaagttttattgtct contains the following coding sequences:
- the PNPLA6 gene encoding patatin-like phospholipase domain-containing protein 6 isoform X1, with amino-acid sequence MGISRPGPTGTSLGANLTEWDGAWGVLAPREGSVGRVCDAQPVPFVPQVLGVMIGAGVAVVTAVLILLLARRLRVPKTPAPDGPRYRFRKRDKVLFYGRKIMRKVSQSTSSLVDASVSTTSRPRMKKKLKMLNIAKKILRIQKEAPTLQRKEPPPSVLEADLTEGDLANSHLPSEVLYMLKNVRVLGHFEKPLFLELCRHMVFQRLSQGDYVLRPGQPDASIYVVQEGLLELCLPGPDGKECVVKEVVPGDSVNSLLSILDVITGHQHPQRTVSARAARDSTVLRLPVEAFSTVFTKYPESLVRVVQIIMVRLQRVTFLALHNYLGLTNELFSHEIQPLRLFPIPGLPARTSPVRGSKSAASTSAIEEPRETPGRPPDPTGAPLPGPAGNPVKPTSLEAPSAPLLSRCISMPVDISGLQGVPRSDFDMAYERGRISVSLQEEASGGPQAVLARSPTQEPREQPAGACEYTEASNFCEDESATGGCPFGPYQGRQTSSIFEAAKRELAKLMRIEDPALLNSRVLLHHAKAGTIIARQGDQDVSLHFVLWGCLHVYQRMIDKAEDVCLFVAQPGELVGQLAVLTGEPLIFTLRAQRDCTFLRISKSDFYEIMRAQPSVVLSAAHTVAARMSPFVRQMDFAIDWTAVEAGRALYRQGDRSDCTYIVLNGRLRSVIQRGNGKKELVGEYGRGDLIGVVEALTRQPRATTVHAVRDTELAKLPEGTLGHIKRRYPQVVTRLIHLLSQKILGNLQQLQGPFPAGSGLGVPPHSELTNPASNLATVAVLPVCAEVPMVAFTLELQHALQAIGPTLLLNSDIIRARLGASALDSIQEFRLSGWLAQQEDAHRIVLYQTDASLTPWTVRCLRQADCILIVGLGDQEPTLGQLEQMLENTAVRALKQLVLLHREEGAGPTRTVEWLNMRSWCSGHLHLRCPRRLFSRRSPAKLHELYEKVFSRQADRHSDFSRLARVLTGNTIALVLGGGGARGCSHIGVLKALEEAGVPVDLVGGTSIGSFIGALYAEERSASRTKQRAREWAKSMTSVLEPVLDLTYPVTSMFTGSAFNRSIHRVFQDKQIEDLWLPYFNVTTDITASAMRVHKDGSLWRYVRASMTLSGYLPPLCDPKDGHLLMDGGYINNLPADIARSMGAKTVIAIDVGSQDETDLSTYGDSLSGWWLLWKRLNPWADKIKVPDMAEIQSRLAYVSCVRQLEVVKSSSYCEYLRPPIDCFKTMDFGKFDQIYDVGYQYGKAVFGGWSRGDIIEKMLTDRRSADLNESRRADVLAFPSSGFTDLAEIVSRIEPPKSYVSDGCADGEESDCLTEYEEDMGPDCSRDEGGSPEGASPSTASEMEEEKSVLRHRRCLPQDPPSSAADA